In one Lycium barbarum isolate Lr01 chromosome 7, ASM1917538v2, whole genome shotgun sequence genomic region, the following are encoded:
- the LOC132602235 gene encoding uncharacterized protein LOC132602235 isoform X1, with protein MPKAFIDRVFTEILLPQFFFRIDQERAKSHVDSSLNNKWKEFRLKLWRAAWDPLKSKEEIIRKVPTGIPMDQWALFANYRLKEETQALCKKNQQSRQQQKIPHTSGAKSLARIRAEMENMGKEVDRGKVWIETHRRKDGNYVNDAAREVGERIEEIRSQRSEGLTEISPHDALGVVFGPEHPGRVRGLGMGIVPTVAFNKTSRRGGRFYMGSSNASAPPPQWQQEMADMRSQLNALTNLYRMNIGNIPEEFNHLFPTPPQQAQDSGSARSPVGPRRFSDRSNYGDRASGN; from the exons ATGCCTAAAGCATTTATCGACCGTGTTTTTACTGAAATCCTATTG CCTCAGTTTTTCTTTAGGATTGATCAAGAAAGAGCAAAGAGTCATGTTGACAGTTCACTCAATAATAAGTGGAAGGAGTTCAGGCTAAAGCTATGGCGTGCGGCGTGGGATCCATTAAAGAGTAAAGAAGAAATCATCAGGAAAGTTCCAACAGGCATTCCCATGGACCAATGGGCATTGTTTGCTAATTATCGCCTGAAAGAAGAAACACAG GCACTttgcaagaagaatcaacagAGTCGACAACAACAAAAGATTCCTCATACCAGTGGGGCTAAGAGTTTAGCTAGAATAAGGGCTGAGATG GAAAACATGGGAAAAGAAGTTGATCGAGGCAAAGTGTGGATTGAGACTCATAGGAGGAAAGATGGGAATTATGTGAATGATGCAGCTAGGGAGGTTGGG GAGAGAATTGAAGAAATTCGAAGTCAAAGATCAGAAGGTCTCACAGAAATTTCTCCTCATGATGCGCTTGGTGTGGTCTTTGGTCCGGAGCACCCTGGTCGAGTTCGAGGCTTAGGCATGGGTATTGTTCCAACTGTGGCATTCAATAAGACATCAAGGCGAGGTGGTCGTTTTTATATGGGTTCGTCTAATGCTAGCGCTCCACCTCCACAATGGCAACAAGAGATGGCGGATATGAGATCACAATTGAATGCGCTAACAAACTTATATCGAATGAACATAGGGAATATCCCTGAGGAGTTTAATCACTTATTTCCGACTCCTCCACAG CAGGCACAGGATTCAGGAAGCGCTCGGTCGCCAGTTGGACCAAGAAGATTCTCTGATAGAAGTAACTACGGCGATAGAGCGAGCGGCAATTAG
- the LOC132602235 gene encoding uncharacterized protein LOC132602235 isoform X2, with translation MPKAFIDRVFTEILLPQFFFRIDQERAKSHVDSSLNNKWKEFRLKLWRAAWDPLKSKEEIIRKVPTGIPMDQWALFANYRLKEETQALCKKNQQSRQQQKIPHTSGAKSLARIRAEMENMGKEVDRGKVWIETHRRKDGNYVNDAAREVGERIEEIRSQRSEGLTEISPHDALGVVFGPEHPGRVRGLGMGIVPTVAFNKTSRRGGRFYMGSSNASAPPPQWQQEMADMRSQLNALTNLYRMNIGNIPEEFNHLFPTPPQAQDSGSARSPVGPRRFSDRSNYGDRASGN, from the exons ATGCCTAAAGCATTTATCGACCGTGTTTTTACTGAAATCCTATTG CCTCAGTTTTTCTTTAGGATTGATCAAGAAAGAGCAAAGAGTCATGTTGACAGTTCACTCAATAATAAGTGGAAGGAGTTCAGGCTAAAGCTATGGCGTGCGGCGTGGGATCCATTAAAGAGTAAAGAAGAAATCATCAGGAAAGTTCCAACAGGCATTCCCATGGACCAATGGGCATTGTTTGCTAATTATCGCCTGAAAGAAGAAACACAG GCACTttgcaagaagaatcaacagAGTCGACAACAACAAAAGATTCCTCATACCAGTGGGGCTAAGAGTTTAGCTAGAATAAGGGCTGAGATG GAAAACATGGGAAAAGAAGTTGATCGAGGCAAAGTGTGGATTGAGACTCATAGGAGGAAAGATGGGAATTATGTGAATGATGCAGCTAGGGAGGTTGGG GAGAGAATTGAAGAAATTCGAAGTCAAAGATCAGAAGGTCTCACAGAAATTTCTCCTCATGATGCGCTTGGTGTGGTCTTTGGTCCGGAGCACCCTGGTCGAGTTCGAGGCTTAGGCATGGGTATTGTTCCAACTGTGGCATTCAATAAGACATCAAGGCGAGGTGGTCGTTTTTATATGGGTTCGTCTAATGCTAGCGCTCCACCTCCACAATGGCAACAAGAGATGGCGGATATGAGATCACAATTGAATGCGCTAACAAACTTATATCGAATGAACATAGGGAATATCCCTGAGGAGTTTAATCACTTATTTCCGACTCCTCCACAG GCACAGGATTCAGGAAGCGCTCGGTCGCCAGTTGGACCAAGAAGATTCTCTGATAGAAGTAACTACGGCGATAGAGCGAGCGGCAATTAG